From a region of the Mobula birostris isolate sMobBir1 chromosome 28, sMobBir1.hap1, whole genome shotgun sequence genome:
- the LOC140188945 gene encoding histone H1-like, which yields MAETAPAETAPPAAPAAAKKSPKKKAAARSKPAGPKLGEQIDKIVADCRDRKGMSAMAIMKALTSSGVDVGKRRAQIRMCIRKRVESGSLVQTKGAGLSGSFKSGQGKSAVKAVKKANKPSVKKSAIKKSPSKKSGAKNPAAKKAAAKKPAVKKAAAKKPAAKKAAAKKPAAKKPAAKKPAAKKPAAKKPAAPKPKSPKKLAAPKKKAAKKTAVKK from the coding sequence ATGGCCGAGACAGCACCCGCCGAAACGGCTCCTCCAGCCGCACCCGCCGCCGCAAAGAAGAGTCCCAAGAAGAAGGCGGCCGCCCGGAGCAAACCAGCCGGTCCCAAGCTGGGCGAACAAATCGATAAGATTGTGGCGGATTGTCGCGATAGGAAGGGGATGTCCGCTATGGCCATCATGAAGGCTCTGACCAGCAGCGGTGTCGATGTGGGGAAACGTCGCGCCCAGATCAGGATGTGCATCAGGAAGAGAGTGGAAAGCGGCTCCTTGGTTCAGACCAAGGGCGCAGGTCTTTCAGGATCCTTTAAATCCGGTCAAGGAAAAAGTGCCGTGAAAGCGGTGAAGAAAGCGAACAAGCCATCGGTAAAGAAATCTGCCATCAAGAAATCTCCCAGCAAGAAATCTGGCGCCAAGAACCCAGCGGCTAAGAAAGCGGCAGCGAAGAAACCAGCGGTTAAAAAGGCGGCAGCTAAGAAACCAGCGGCTAAAAAGGCGGCAGCTAAGAAACCAGCGGCTAAAAAACCGGCTGCTAAGAAACCAGCGGCTAAAAAACCGGCAGCTAAGAAACCAGCGGCGCCGAAGCCAAAGAGCCCCAAGAAACTCGCAGCCCCGAAGAAGAAGGCGGCCAAGAAGACAGCAGTCAAAAAGTGA